A DNA window from Ctenopharyngodon idella isolate HZGC_01 chromosome 10, HZGC01, whole genome shotgun sequence contains the following coding sequences:
- the midn gene encoding midnolin isoform X3 yields MSQASRPEQSVMQALESLTETQVSDFLSGRSPLTLALRVGDHMMFVQLQLAAQHTGGPQLQHRHLISRGSSEGTTGQSHGASGSGMARVSHNPHPHHPHPHPHHPNTKLPSNPAAFPPSPSIPPVPPMYPTSASGHCSPPPNPSQLPGSFLHSPQPSSACPTSPSSPSPAASCPEANCPAKTSGNCNTPSRSRKPGAIIESFVNHAPGVFSGTFSGTLHPNCQDSTGRPRRDIGTILQILNDLLSATRHYQGMPPSLTQLRYQTQCNSPSSPVPSPPPSPPHTPGLTGLPTTVPSEIQPTLHPLVQCQSQIRMCKPPGDRLRQTENRATRCKVERLQLLMQQKRLRRKARRDSRAPYHWLPNRKAGRSNSNSSMSSEGSLDLDFEDSVWKPDVKADMKSEFIMA; encoded by the exons ATG TCTCAAGCATCGAGACCTGAGCAGTCAGTAATGCAGGCACTGGAGAGCTTGACGGAAACACAG GTCAGTGATTTCCTGTCTGGCCGGTCTCCTTTAACCCTGGCTCTGCGAGTAGGCGATCATATGATGTTTGTCCAACTGCAGTTGGCAGCACAGCACACAGGCGGCCCACAGTTGCAGCATCGGCATCTCATATCACGCGGGAGTTCAGAGGGCACGACAGGACAGTCTCATGGAGCTTCAGGCTCTGGGATGGCGAGGGTTTCACACAACCCCCACCCACATCATCCGCACCCACATCCTCACCATCCAAACACAAAGCTCCCATCTAACCCTGCGGCCTTCCCACCTTCCCCCTCTATCCCACCCGTTCCTCCCATGTACCCCACCTCAGCCTCAGGGCACTGTAGCCCTCCACCGAACCCCTCTCAACTCCCTGGAAGTTTTCTTCACTCCCCGCAGCCATCTTCGGCCTGTCCCACCTCTCCAAGCAGCCCCAGTCCTGCAGCTTCCTGTCCAGAG GCCAACTGCCCAGCAAAGACGTCCGGCAACTGTAACACTCCCTCGCGATCCCGCAAACCAGGCGCTATCATTGAAAGTTTTGTGAACCATGCTCCTGGAGTCTTTTCTGGGACATTTTCAG GCACTTTGCATCCCAACTGTCAGGACAGCACCGGACGTCCCAGGCGGGACATAGGCACCATCCTTCAAATCTTGAATGACCTTTTGAGTGCCACCCGGCATTACCAGGGCATGCCACCATCACTCACGCAGCTCCGCTACCAGACCCAGTGCAACAGCCCAAGTTCGCCAGTACCATCACCACCACCCTCACCTCCCCACACCCCCGGACTAACCGGTCTGCCTACCACAGTGCCCTCTGAGATTCAGCCCACCCTCCACCCACTGGTGCAGTGCCAGAGCCAGATCCGTATGTGCAAGCCTCCTG GAGACCGACTGCGTCAGACGGAGAACCGAGCCACACGCTGCAAGGTGGAGCGACTGCAGCTGCTCATGCAGCAGAAGCGCCTGCGCAGGAAGGCCCGGCGAGACTCTCGTGCCCCGTACCACTGGCTCCCCAACCGCAAGGCCGGGCGCAGCAACAGTAACAGCAGTATGTCTAGCGAAGGCTCCTTGGACCTGGACTTTGAGGACTCTGTGTGGAAGCCCGACGTCAAAGCTGATATGAAATCGGAGTTCATCATGGCCTGA